One window of the Methanocaldococcus vulcanius M7 genome contains the following:
- a CDS encoding DUF4870 domain-containing protein produces the protein MDTKAENIVASLSYLSTFILLFVVPLLFLIIFNKNGFIKFHSLQALLLVVIYLLVGTGIATIYLYFGLYLMYSTPPLLDNAFYCFLIVWLIVYVILCIVGAYKASGGEKFKLPIIGNIAGRMIT, from the coding sequence ATGGATACAAAAGCAGAAAATATTGTTGCTTCATTATCTTACCTCTCAACGTTTATTTTATTGTTTGTAGTGCCGTTGTTGTTTTTAATTATATTTAATAAAAATGGATTCATTAAATTTCATTCTTTACAGGCCTTATTATTGGTTGTAATCTATTTACTGGTTGGAACCGGAATTGCCACAATATATCTTTACTTTGGATTATATCTCATGTATTCCACGCCACCACTGCTTGATAATGCATTTTATTGCTTTTTAATAGTTTGGCTTATTGTATATGTTATATTGTGCATTGTCGGAGCTTACAAAGCATCTGGTGGAGAAAAATTTAAACTGCCAATAATTGGAAATATTGCTGGGAGGATGATAACATGA
- a CDS encoding 2-oxoacid:acceptor oxidoreductase subunit alpha — MKVDFIQGNQACAKGAIKAGCRFFAGYPITPSTEIAEAMSRELPKVGGYYIQMEDELGSIAAVIGASWGGLKAMTATSGPGFSLMQENIGFAYMTETPCVIVDIQRGGPSTGQPTSASQGDMMQCRWGSHGDYEVIALSPSSVQEMYDFTIMAFNYAEQYRIPVFVMADEIVGHMREKVILHDNIEVVNRKTPNEKPCKKPYPFDKLIPEMPVFGEGYNVHITGLTHDEKGYPDVSAQTHNKLVRRIVNKIRKNKENIIRWEGENLDAEIMFVCYGSPSRTVKHAVRNLREKGLDVGYIRLITVYPFPDELLKKIKADKVVVPEMNLGQIYYEVERVCKRSEVILVDKIGGELHRPEELEMAVLGQ; from the coding sequence ATGAAAGTGGACTTTATCCAGGGAAATCAGGCATGTGCAAAAGGAGCAATAAAAGCAGGATGTAGATTTTTTGCTGGCTATCCTATAACTCCATCTACTGAAATAGCGGAGGCAATGTCAAGAGAACTACCAAAAGTTGGCGGATATTACATACAAATGGAGGATGAGTTAGGAAGTATTGCTGCGGTTATTGGGGCAAGTTGGGGTGGTTTAAAAGCAATGACCGCAACCTCAGGCCCAGGATTTAGTTTAATGCAGGAAAATATCGGATTCGCATATATGACTGAAACCCCCTGCGTTATTGTTGATATTCAAAGAGGGGGTCCTTCAACTGGACAACCAACCTCCGCGAGTCAGGGAGATATGATGCAGTGTAGATGGGGAAGTCATGGGGATTATGAAGTTATTGCATTATCTCCAAGTTCAGTTCAAGAGATGTATGATTTTACAATAATGGCATTTAATTATGCTGAGCAGTATAGAATTCCAGTTTTTGTGATGGCAGATGAGATCGTCGGACATATGAGAGAGAAAGTCATATTACACGATAACATTGAAGTTGTTAATAGAAAAACACCAAATGAAAAGCCATGTAAAAAGCCATATCCTTTCGACAAGTTAATTCCCGAAATGCCTGTTTTTGGAGAAGGATATAATGTCCACATAACTGGATTAACTCATGATGAAAAGGGCTATCCTGATGTTTCCGCTCAAACACACAACAAGTTAGTTAGAAGAATAGTTAATAAGATAAGAAAAAATAAGGAAAATATTATTAGATGGGAAGGAGAGAACTTGGATGCGGAAATAATGTTTGTATGTTATGGATCTCCTTCAAGAACTGTAAAACATGCAGTTAGAAATTTAAGAGAAAAGGGCTTGGATGTTGGATACATAAGATTAATAACTGTTTATCCATTCCCTGATGAACTTCTAAAAAAGATTAAAGCAGATAAAGTCGTTGTTCCAGAAATGAATTTAGGACAGATATACTATGAAGTTGAAAGAGTTTGTAAAAGATCTGAGGTTATTTTGGTAGATAAGATTGGAGGAGAACTACACAGACCCGAAGAATTAGAAATGGCAGTTTTAGGCCAATAG
- the gatE gene encoding Glu-tRNA(Gln) amidotransferase subunit GatE, whose protein sequence is MKIDYEIDYEKVGLKVGLEIHQQLNTKRKLFCHCPTILRDDEPDGEIIRVLRPSLSEMGEVDRAALIEARKGKKFIYQFYNDTTCLVELDEEPPHPPSEEALKIALEVALLMNMKVVDVAYTMRKIVIDGSNTSGFQRTIYLARDGFIETSEGKVGITSLCLEEDAARKIEERGDAVVYNLDRLGIPLVEVSTAPDIKTPKMAKEAARRIGEILRATGKVKRGLGTIRQDINISIKDGARIEVKGVQNLDLIEKVVENEVIRQINLLKIRDELRKRNAEVIEKIFDVSEIFKDCKSKIIQNALKKKNGKVKAVLLKGFAGLVGREIQPGRRLGTEFSDRAKVIAGVGGLFHTDELPKYGITEEDVKKLREFVNAEENDAVIIVADEESKVDKALEAVIERAKEALVGVPEETRKALEDGNTAYLRPLPGAARMYPETDIPPITIKKEFIEEIKNNLPELPEEKFERFKKEYKLNDELARKMVLSYYVDLFEELCKKFKNIKPILIATTLEGTLKEIKREGYDIDKLKDKHLEETFKALSEGKLAKEGIVEVLKGFCEFPDKSIDEILEIKGLKGLSKEEVEKIIEDIIKEHLNVVKEKGEKAYGFLMGRCMAKLRGKADGKLVNEILRKKLKEISN, encoded by the coding sequence ATGAAGATTGATTATGAAATTGATTATGAAAAAGTTGGTTTAAAAGTTGGATTAGAAATTCATCAACAGTTAAATACAAAAAGAAAGTTATTCTGCCACTGTCCTACAATTTTAAGAGATGATGAGCCAGATGGAGAAATCATAAGAGTTTTAAGACCTTCATTAAGTGAGATGGGAGAAGTTGATAGAGCGGCTTTAATAGAAGCAAGGAAGGGGAAAAAATTCATCTACCAATTTTATAACGACACAACTTGCTTAGTTGAGTTGGATGAAGAACCCCCTCATCCACCAAGTGAAGAGGCATTAAAGATAGCGTTAGAAGTTGCTTTATTAATGAATATGAAGGTTGTTGATGTTGCATATACAATGAGAAAGATCGTTATCGATGGCTCTAACACATCAGGATTTCAAAGAACTATATATCTGGCAAGAGATGGGTTTATAGAAACATCTGAAGGAAAAGTAGGAATAACAAGCTTATGTTTAGAGGAGGATGCTGCGAGAAAAATAGAGGAGAGAGGAGATGCAGTTGTTTATAATTTAGATAGATTAGGAATTCCGTTAGTCGAGGTCTCAACCGCTCCAGATATAAAAACCCCAAAAATGGCAAAAGAGGCAGCGAGAAGGATTGGGGAGATATTAAGGGCTACTGGAAAAGTTAAGAGAGGTTTAGGGACAATAAGACAAGATATAAACATATCAATTAAAGATGGGGCAAGAATAGAAGTTAAAGGAGTTCAGAATTTGGACTTAATTGAAAAAGTTGTTGAAAATGAAGTTATAAGGCAGATAAACTTATTAAAAATTAGAGATGAATTAAGAAAGAGAAATGCTGAGGTTATTGAGAAAATATTTGATGTCAGCGAGATATTTAAGGACTGCAAATCAAAAATCATACAAAATGCTTTAAAGAAAAAGAATGGAAAAGTTAAAGCAGTTTTATTAAAGGGCTTTGCTGGTTTAGTTGGAAGAGAGATCCAACCAGGAAGAAGATTGGGAACAGAGTTTTCAGATAGAGCCAAAGTTATAGCTGGTGTTGGAGGGCTTTTCCACACTGATGAGTTGCCAAAATATGGCATTACAGAGGAGGATGTTAAAAAACTTAGAGAGTTTGTTAATGCAGAGGAAAATGATGCTGTAATTATCGTTGCAGATGAAGAGAGTAAGGTAGATAAAGCATTAGAGGCAGTTATAGAGAGGGCTAAGGAGGCATTAGTAGGAGTTCCAGAGGAAACAAGGAAAGCGTTAGAGGATGGAAACACTGCCTATTTAAGACCTCTGCCCGGAGCTGCAAGAATGTATCCAGAGACAGATATTCCTCCAATAACCATAAAGAAGGAGTTTATTGAAGAAATTAAAAATAATCTGCCAGAACTTCCAGAAGAGAAGTTTGAGAGGTTTAAGAAGGAGTATAAATTAAATGATGAATTAGCAAGAAAAATGGTTTTGAGTTATTATGTTGATTTATTTGAAGAACTCTGCAAGAAATTTAAGAACATTAAGCCGATCTTAATTGCTACAACGTTGGAAGGAACATTGAAGGAAATAAAAAGAGAGGGTTATGATATTGACAAATTGAAGGACAAACATTTAGAAGAAACCTTTAAAGCATTATCTGAAGGAAAATTAGCAAAAGAGGGAATTGTTGAGGTCTTAAAGGGCTTTTGTGAGTTTCCAGATAAAAGTATAGATGAGATATTAGAGATTAAAGGATTGAAGGGTTTATCAAAAGAAGAAGTCGAAAAGATCATTGAAGATATAATTAAAGAACATTTAAATGTGGTTAAAGAAAAAGGAGAAAAGGCCTATGGATTTTTAATGGGTAGATGTATGGCAAAATTAAGAGGAAAGGCAGATGGAAAGTTAGTTAATGAAATTTTAAGAAAAAAATTAAAAGAAATTAGTAATTAA
- a CDS encoding AAA family ATPase, whose product MQYTIEIKNIGIIDYAKVEFGGLTVIAGENDRGKSTVGKLLYSIIKSIGRYEKDLEIGEMDKIKEIIKALMSIKYHMSYFYSKYQRKLNESDRYKILKLKREFNECIDYLKKIKANIKSDNIQYSTYDDEDLKSFINRLKDNILSLNLHSNDKFRFIEIFNEIENIINKKFTKDEMIKKAFNKIVKSEFYGELSKKNTDKSYIKIYGGHEKIMDISLHKNKIKHFKLDSNVIEFGIFYDDVVYIESPTILHIHRILDMVNIWDYKVDAMPFHILDLIAKLKSAKFENKPSLLDEDNNKMKYKIIKEISSIIEGSVDYLESYEDFVYSKGLDKEKIRVRSVNIASGIKSFGILQLLAKSDYLDKNILLIIDEPEVHLHPKWQVKYAHVLVKMAKYGIPVIVSSHSPYMIQALKYFAIEEGIIDISRFYLAEKENDNIVIRNVDEEINKIFRTLSQPLREIVWGMQKKP is encoded by the coding sequence ATGCAATACACCATTGAAATAAAAAATATTGGAATTATTGATTATGCAAAAGTTGAATTTGGAGGTTTAACCGTTATAGCTGGTGAAAATGATAGAGGTAAAAGCACTGTTGGAAAATTATTATATTCAATAATAAAATCAATAGGGAGATATGAGAAGGATTTAGAAATTGGAGAAATGGATAAAATTAAAGAGATTATTAAAGCATTAATGAGTATAAAATATCATATGAGTTATTTTTATAGTAAGTATCAAAGAAAACTTAATGAGAGCGATAGATATAAAATATTAAAACTTAAAAGGGAGTTTAATGAGTGTATCGACTATTTAAAAAAAATCAAAGCAAACATAAAGTCAGATAATATACAGTATAGCACTTATGATGATGAAGATTTAAAATCCTTTATCAATCGCTTAAAAGATAATATTTTGAGTTTAAATCTCCACTCAAATGATAAATTTAGATTTATTGAAATATTTAATGAAATTGAGAATATTATTAATAAAAAATTCACAAAAGATGAAATGATAAAAAAAGCGTTTAATAAGATTGTAAAGTCAGAATTTTATGGAGAATTGTCAAAAAAGAATACTGATAAATCATATATTAAAATATATGGAGGGCATGAAAAAATAATGGACATATCCTTACATAAAAATAAAATAAAACATTTTAAATTGGATTCTAATGTTATAGAGTTTGGAATATTTTACGATGACGTAGTATATATTGAAAGTCCTACAATTTTACACATTCATAGGATTTTAGACATGGTGAATATTTGGGATTATAAAGTAGATGCCATGCCATTTCATATACTTGATTTAATTGCAAAATTGAAGAGTGCAAAATTCGAAAATAAACCAAGTTTATTGGATGAAGACAATAACAAAATGAAATATAAAATTATCAAAGAAATTTCATCAATAATTGAGGGAAGTGTAGATTATTTAGAATCTTACGAAGATTTCGTATATTCCAAGGGATTGGATAAAGAAAAAATTAGAGTTAGGTCAGTAAATATTGCAAGTGGAATAAAATCTTTTGGGATTTTGCAACTATTGGCAAAATCTGATTATTTGGATAAAAATATACTATTAATCATTGATGAGCCAGAAGTCCATTTACATCCAAAATGGCAGGTTAAATATGCCCATGTTCTTGTAAAAATGGCGAAATATGGAATTCCGGTTATTGTCTCCTCACATAGCCCATATATGATTCAAGCACTGAAATATTTTGCAATAGAAGAGGGGATTATTGACATATCAAGGTTCTACTTAGCAGAGAAAGAGAATGATAATATTGTAATCAGAAATGTAGATGAAGAGATAAATAAAATCTTTAGAACATTATCTCAACCACTTAGGGAGATAGTATGGGGGATGCAAAAGAAACCTTAA
- the gatD gene encoding Glu-tRNA(Gln) amidotransferase subunit GatD, with protein sequence MIEANIGDIIKVETKKGVFKGILLPSTEEEIITIKMDNGYNVGILKENIKNIEIIAKGEKPKYELPPLNIKKNEKLKTISILSTGGTVASKVDYKTGAVHPSFTADDLIRAVPELLDIANIKGRAIMNILSENMKPEYWKKIAEEIKKEVEEGADGVVIAHGTDTMGYTASALSFMVKADVPIILVGAQRSSDRPSSDAALNLISAVLAAREPIIGVYVVMHGESGDTFCYLHKGVKVRKCHSSRRDAFKSINNIPVAKINPFTKEVIYLQEVEKSDNSRKVEINTNLEEKVALIKIYPGMDGEIIKYYVDNGYKGIVLEGTGLGHAPEYIFEDIKYAIDKGVIVVMTTQTINGRVNMNVYSNGRELQKIGVIGCEDMPPEVALVKLMYLLGNYDVEEVKKLINKDLVGEIEYRSRFDAY encoded by the coding sequence ATGATAGAAGCAAATATCGGAGATATTATAAAAGTAGAAACCAAAAAAGGTGTTTTTAAAGGAATTCTACTCCCTTCAACAGAAGAAGAAATAATTACAATAAAAATGGACAACGGCTACAACGTGGGGATATTAAAAGAAAATATAAAAAACATTGAAATCATTGCCAAAGGAGAAAAGCCAAAGTATGAACTTCCACCATTAAACATTAAAAAGAATGAAAAATTAAAAACGATCTCTATCCTATCAACCGGAGGAACTGTTGCTTCAAAAGTTGATTATAAGACAGGAGCAGTTCATCCCTCTTTCACAGCAGATGATTTAATTAGGGCTGTTCCAGAACTTTTGGACATTGCCAACATAAAAGGAAGAGCAATAATGAACATACTAAGCGAAAATATGAAACCAGAGTATTGGAAAAAGATTGCTGAAGAGATAAAAAAAGAGGTAGAAGAGGGAGCTGATGGTGTTGTTATAGCCCACGGAACAGACACTATGGGATATACCGCCTCAGCACTCTCATTTATGGTTAAGGCAGATGTTCCGATAATCTTGGTTGGAGCTCAGAGAAGTAGCGATAGACCCTCATCAGATGCCGCCCTCAATTTAATAAGTGCTGTTTTGGCTGCGAGAGAGCCGATTATAGGAGTTTATGTAGTTATGCATGGAGAGAGTGGAGATACATTCTGCTATCTACATAAAGGAGTTAAGGTTAGGAAATGCCATTCATCAAGAAGAGATGCATTTAAATCAATAAATAATATTCCAGTGGCTAAGATAAATCCATTTACAAAAGAAGTTATTTACTTGCAAGAGGTTGAAAAATCAGATAATAGCAGAAAAGTTGAGATAAACACAAACTTAGAGGAAAAAGTAGCCCTAATAAAAATTTACCCCGGGATGGATGGAGAGATTATAAAATACTATGTTGATAACGGCTATAAAGGAATTGTTTTAGAGGGAACTGGTTTGGGGCATGCTCCAGAGTATATATTTGAGGATATAAAGTATGCAATTGATAAAGGAGTAATAGTTGTAATGACTACCCAAACAATCAATGGAAGAGTAAATATGAACGTCTATTCAAACGGTAGGGAATTGCAGAAAATAGGAGTTATTGGTTGTGAAGATATGCCCCCAGAAGTTGCATTGGTTAAGTTGATGTATCTTTTAGGAAATTATGATGTGGAAGAGGTTAAAAAACTAATTAATAAGGATTTGGTTGGGGAGATTGAATATAGAAGTAGATTTGATGCATATTAA
- the radB gene encoding DNA repair and recombination protein RadB produces the protein MLKDILLGNANKGMITQIYGPPGVGKTNICLINTINSINQGGKVIYLDTEGGMSIERIKQLAPENYKNILENMIIYNVFDFYEQNNIIQKEIPLIANNVNLIVVDNITSLYKLELSDEANKNILLNKMLGNQVKTLLKLAKTKNLAVIITNQVKETVNGFEASGGRLLEYWSKCIIRLEKLEKTRIAILEKHLYAGEEKLEFKIVNRGIEIVK, from the coding sequence ATGCTAAAAGATATACTACTTGGAAATGCAAACAAAGGAATGATCACACAAATATATGGCCCTCCGGGCGTTGGAAAGACAAATATCTGTTTAATTAATACAATAAACTCGATAAATCAAGGAGGTAAAGTTATATACTTAGATACTGAAGGAGGAATGTCGATAGAGCGAATCAAACAACTGGCTCCTGAAAATTACAAAAACATTCTTGAAAATATGATCATATACAATGTCTTTGATTTTTATGAGCAGAATAATATAATTCAAAAAGAAATTCCTCTAATCGCGAATAATGTGAATTTAATAGTTGTAGATAATATAACCTCACTTTACAAGTTAGAACTAAGCGACGAAGCAAATAAAAACATACTTCTTAATAAAATGCTTGGAAATCAAGTTAAAACATTATTAAAATTGGCAAAAACAAAGAATTTAGCGGTAATTATAACAAACCAAGTTAAAGAAACTGTGAATGGATTTGAGGCATCAGGTGGAAGATTATTAGAATACTGGAGTAAATGTATAATAAGGTTAGAAAAACTCGAAAAAACCAGAATTGCGATTTTAGAGAAACATCTATATGCTGGAGAGGAAAAATTAGAATTTAAGATCGTAAATAGGGGCATTGAGATAGTTAAATAA
- the frhD gene encoding coenzyme F420-reducing hydrogenase, FrhD protein — translation MKSEKNKREILVVGCGNLLFGDDGFGCEVISRLEKLSLPENVEVIDAGASGAYYLMTLVDEDIKKVIVVDAIDFGLKPGTVKKIPIEELPNIKKYTFDAHNVPLAPFLKDLHDNGIEVVVIGCQGKNFTMPYIKPGLSKEVEKSVDKAIAMILEEIKK, via the coding sequence ATGAAAAGTGAGAAGAATAAGAGAGAGATACTTGTAGTAGGTTGCGGAAATCTGTTATTTGGGGATGATGGCTTTGGATGCGAAGTTATTAGCAGATTGGAAAAACTCTCCCTACCTGAAAATGTAGAAGTGATAGATGCAGGAGCCAGTGGAGCTTACTATCTAATGACACTTGTAGATGAGGATATAAAAAAGGTTATAGTAGTGGATGCCATCGATTTTGGATTAAAACCTGGAACAGTAAAAAAGATACCAATTGAAGAACTACCGAATATCAAAAAATACACTTTCGATGCCCATAACGTCCCACTTGCCCCATTTCTTAAAGATCTTCATGATAATGGAATAGAGGTTGTAGTTATTGGATGTCAGGGAAAAAACTTCACCATGCCCTATATAAAACCCGGACTTTCAAAAGAAGTCGAAAAATCCGTAGATAAAGCAATTGCCATGATCTTAGAAGAGATTAAAAAATGA
- the pyrF gene encoding orotidine-5'-phosphate decarboxylase: MAKLMLALDVLDENKALKIIEEVNDYIDAVKIGYPLVLACGLDVIKKIKDICDKEVIADFKVADIPSTNEKIAKITLKYADGIIVHGFVGEDSVKAVKDVAKNLNKKVIMVTEMSHPGALKFIQPIAEELAEMAKKLEVDAIVVPSTRPQRLKRLKNIANLPIITPGVGAQGGKIEDILNELGEDDYVIVGRAIYQAEDPKNAAKKFKEQIKNI; the protein is encoded by the coding sequence ATGGCTAAATTAATGCTTGCCCTCGATGTCCTTGATGAGAATAAGGCATTAAAAATAATTGAAGAAGTGAATGACTACATAGATGCAGTGAAAATCGGCTATCCTCTGGTTTTAGCGTGCGGTTTAGATGTTATAAAGAAAATAAAAGACATATGTGATAAAGAAGTTATAGCTGATTTTAAAGTTGCAGATATTCCCTCAACAAATGAAAAAATTGCTAAAATAACTCTAAAATACGCTGATGGGATAATAGTTCACGGTTTTGTAGGAGAAGATTCAGTTAAAGCAGTTAAAGACGTTGCTAAAAATCTTAATAAAAAGGTAATAATGGTTACAGAAATGAGCCATCCAGGGGCTTTAAAGTTTATACAACCCATAGCAGAGGAATTGGCAGAAATGGCCAAAAAACTTGAAGTGGATGCAATAGTTGTCCCATCAACAAGACCTCAACGACTAAAAAGATTAAAAAATATTGCAAACTTGCCGATAATAACCCCCGGCGTTGGAGCTCAAGGTGGTAAAATAGAAGATATTTTAAACGAACTTGGAGAAGATGACTACGTGATTGTTGGAAGAGCAATTTACCAAGCAGAAGATCCTAAAAATGCTGCAAAAAAATTTAAAGAACAAATAAAAAACATTTAA
- a CDS encoding 4Fe-4S dicluster domain-containing protein, with the protein MSLEKKIELLKKIREFLILNLEIKKLMKELDVDEEVYNAYDKVVDILRSPNIKLYRMYYDAVKEMFYEEYGKKRKEIEWYPTIDYKKCKNCGKCINFCPRGVYDIENDKVVVKYPFSCIINCNACATMCCENNAIIFPNKKIPVKES; encoded by the coding sequence ATGTCCTTAGAAAAAAAGATAGAACTTTTAAAAAAGATACGTGAATTTTTGATTCTAAATTTGGAGATAAAAAAGTTGATGAAGGAGTTAGATGTTGATGAAGAAGTATATAATGCGTATGATAAGGTAGTAGATATATTAAGATCTCCAAATATAAAACTTTATAGGATGTATTATGATGCAGTAAAAGAGATGTTCTATGAAGAGTATGGAAAAAAGAGAAAGGAGATTGAGTGGTATCCAACAATCGACTATAAAAAATGTAAAAATTGTGGGAAGTGTATAAATTTCTGTCCGAGAGGAGTTTATGACATAGAAAATGATAAAGTTGTGGTAAAATATCCTTTTAGTTGTATAATTAACTGTAATGCCTGTGCTACAATGTGTTGTGAAAATAATGCAATTATCTTCCCTAATAAAAAAATTCCAGTTAAAGAATCTTAA
- a CDS encoding adenosylcobinamide amidohydrolase: MLKNGKVVEDVLKMDDWFAYKIPHTVEIDGEVENTKTLVIEFEKKRRVLSTREGFKEVKYVGNHSIPVPFWDKVHNYKDYEKQVLEKIGIKKEDIALLSTGADMDNLAVAKEEFDEFYVVAFTTAGAKYNAVRLGDEEADYIEKDLKTYKIVDGKLVPKEEVGTVNIILITNADLTDGAMARAIITITEAKTNAFQELDIRSTKHPELQATGTGTDNTIVVKGFGKKVSYTGGHTKIGEMIAKAVKRSVIEALIKQDELEL; this comes from the coding sequence ATGCTAAAAAATGGTAAAGTTGTGGAAGATGTCTTAAAAATGGATGATTGGTTTGCTTACAAAATACCCCACACCGTAGAGATCGATGGAGAAGTAGAAAATACAAAGACACTTGTGATAGAGTTTGAAAAGAAGAGGAGAGTGTTATCTACAAGAGAAGGGTTTAAAGAAGTTAAGTATGTCGGAAATCATTCAATACCAGTTCCCTTTTGGGACAAAGTTCACAACTACAAGGACTATGAAAAACAGGTATTAGAAAAAATAGGAATTAAAAAGGAAGATATTGCTTTGTTATCCACTGGAGCGGATATGGATAACCTTGCAGTGGCAAAAGAGGAATTTGACGAGTTTTATGTTGTTGCATTTACAACAGCAGGAGCGAAATACAACGCAGTTAGATTGGGAGATGAAGAGGCAGATTACATCGAAAAAGACCTTAAAACATACAAAATTGTTGATGGAAAGTTAGTTCCAAAAGAAGAAGTTGGAACAGTTAATATTATCTTAATTACCAACGCTGACTTAACAGATGGAGCAATGGCAAGGGCAATAATCACAATAACAGAAGCAAAAACAAATGCTTTTCAAGAATTGGATATAAGAAGCACAAAACATCCAGAACTCCAAGCAACGGGGACGGGAACTGATAATACCATAGTTGTTAAAGGTTTTGGAAAAAAAGTAAGCTACACAGGAGGGCATACAAAGATCGGGGAGATGATTGCAAAAGCAGTTAAAAGAAGCGTGATTGAAGCACTAATAAAACAGGATGAACTTGAATTATAA
- a CDS encoding sugar phosphate isomerase/epimerase family protein: protein MKIGVSSSLFLDTEKSLSEALNHLEKKVKYVELVCDGNLNIMEDGNAETAMSYNLTYTLHCPITDLNLSSYREKIRNTSLEYVKDILEYAVKVDAKVVVLHPGYCVFKHDYEKSLVSLIKSLKELNKLQENFGVQITIENMPSYDMFMFREPDKKIIENLEELKITLDIGHAFLNKNISKFLDLKDKIAHIHIHDNNGNFDEHLCIGKGKINFNEFSEELKKLKAIKMIELQKKSINDLDECIKNLKNILG from the coding sequence ATGAAAATCGGTGTTTCTTCAAGTTTGTTTTTAGATACAGAAAAATCGCTATCTGAAGCGTTAAACCACTTAGAAAAAAAGGTTAAGTATGTTGAATTAGTATGTGATGGAAATTTAAACATAATGGAAGATGGAAATGCAGAAACTGCAATGTCATATAACTTAACATATACACTACACTGCCCAATAACCGACTTAAACCTATCTTCATATCGAGAAAAGATAAGAAATACAAGTTTGGAATATGTTAAAGATATATTAGAGTATGCTGTAAAAGTTGATGCAAAGGTTGTTGTATTACATCCTGGATATTGCGTGTTTAAGCACGATTACGAAAAATCACTCGTCTCTTTAATAAAAAGCTTGAAAGAATTAAATAAACTACAAGAAAACTTTGGAGTTCAGATAACCATTGAAAATATGCCATCCTATGATATGTTCATGTTCAGAGAGCCCGATAAAAAGATAATCGAAAATTTAGAAGAGTTAAAAATAACACTTGACATAGGGCACGCTTTTTTAAATAAAAACATCTCAAAATTTTTAGATTTAAAGGATAAAATTGCTCATATACATATACACGATAACAACGGAAATTTTGACGAACATTTATGTATTGGGAAAGGAAAAATTAATTTTAATGAATTTAGCGAAGAACTGAAAAAGTTAAAGGCAATAAAAATGATAGAACTGCAAAAAAAGAGTATAAATGATTTAGATGAGTGCATTAAAAATTTAAAAAATATTTTAGGGTAA